From a region of the Poecile atricapillus isolate bPoeAtr1 chromosome 16, bPoeAtr1.hap1, whole genome shotgun sequence genome:
- the UFD1 gene encoding ubiquitin recognition factor in ER-associated degradation protein 1 — MFSFNMFDHPIPRVFQNRFSTQYRCFSVSMLAGPNDRSDVEKGGKIIMPPSALDQLSRLNITYPMLFKLTNKNSDRMTHCGVLEFVADEGICYLPHWMMQNLLLEEGGLVQVESVNLQVATYSKFQPQSPDFLDITNPKAVLENALRNFACLTTGDVIAINYNEKIYELRVMETKPDKAVSIIECDMNVDFDAPLGYKEPERSAQHEENTDVEADHSGYVSDIGFRAFSGSGNRLDGKKKGVEPSPSPIKPGDIRRGIPNYDFKIGRITFIRNSRPLVKKVEEDESGSRFIAFSGEGQSLRKKGRKP; from the exons ATG tTCTCTTTTAATATGTTTGACCACCCCATTCCCCGGGTGTTCCAGAACCGTTTTTCAACCCAGTATCGCTGCTTCTCGGTATCCATGCTTGCCGGACCTAATGACAGGTCAGATGTGGAGAAAGGCGGGAAGA TAATTATGCCACCATCGGCTTTGGATCAACTCA GCCGCCTTAATATTACTTACCCCATGCTGTTCAAGCTGACCAACAAAAACTCAGACCGAATGACACACTGTGGAGTGCTCGAGTTTGTGGCTGATGAGGGCATCTGTTACCTTCCACACTGG ATGATGCAGAATTTGCTGCTGGAAGAAGGAGGCCTGGTACAAGTGGAGAGTGTGAATCTGCAAGTTGCTACTTACTCAAAATTTCAGCCACAGAGTCCAGATTTTCTTGACATCACCAATCCCAAAGCTGT ACTGGAAAATGCATTGAGAAACTTTGCCTGTCTTACTACTGGGGATGTTATTGCCATCAACTACAATGAAAAG ATCTATGAGCTTCGGGTAATGGAGACCAAACCAGATAAGGCTGTGTCCATCATAGAATGTGATATGAAT GTGGATTTTGATGCTCCTTTGGGATACAAAGAACCAGAAAGAAGTGCACAACATGAAGAGAACACA GATGTAGAAGCAGACCACAGTGGGTATGTGAGTGACATAGGATTTCGT GCATTCTCTGGATCTGGGAACAGATTGGATGGCAAGAAGAAAGGTGTGgagcccagcccctcaccaATTAAACCAGGAGACATCCGAAG AGGAATTCCCAACTATGACTTCAAGATTGGTAGAATCACATTCATTAGGAATTCACGTCCACTGGTCAAGAAAGTAGAAGAG gatgAATCTGGAAGCCGGTTTATTGCCTTTTCAGGAGAAGGCCAGTCCCTGCgcaagaaaggaagaaagccCTAA
- the C16H22orf39 gene encoding UPF0545 protein C22orf39 homolog isoform X2 produces the protein MASAEGSWRPPRSCEDYWGEWKHCRGLRHAFHHYYAHGELPDCGRWREDYEACRAWERNRAAAAQEALCKSERARVMEKQKYAPVWKLRKSPPPDWISCQQAPSEGLCPTSWH, from the exons ATGGCGAGCGCGGAGGGCTCCTGGCGG CCGCCGCGGTCGTGCGAGGACTACTGGGGGGAGTGGAAGCATTGCCGCGGGCTGCGCCACGCCTTCCACCACTACTACGCGCACGGGGAGCTGCCGGATTGCGGCCGCTGGCGGGAGGACTACGAGGCCTGCCGCGCCTGGGAGAGGAaccgcgccgccgccgcgcag gAAGCTTTGTGCAAGAGTGAAAGAGCTCGAGtaatggaaaaacagaaatatgctCCAGTGTGGAAGCTCAGGAAGAGCCCACCACCTGACTG GATTTCATGTCAGCAGGCACCTTCTGAGGGCCTTTGCCCTACCAGCTGGCATTAA
- the MRPL40 gene encoding large ribosomal subunit protein mL40 has protein sequence MGPRPAPQCPRPRPARAASAPLHVPVPPPPRRIPRPAPPAIRHRRNSAPGNRQTGPAGNSAPTPPFPRQAPPPHSAGGRPLAGGAGRCRRGGSSVEGARRNVRAPERGTRGRSAAGGGSAQRGAMWAAAAARGLRGARLSSWLPQRLLLRESHWQSSLLEFRTSVPVRAQPKKKKKVDVKKEQAQKERMKKKLKKLEKAAPELIPIEDFITPLKYSESNRVRSLPTLSPEETERRVLLLKKWCLFKQKQDEAEKNAIKALVESQQEALKELRLESEELYEAAIRRDEGLFPFEREGPSYTPPLPGYDPPEGKCIDITKVYTQ, from the exons AGCCGCCTCAGCGCCGCTCCATgtcccggtgccgccgccgccccgccgcaTCCCCCGCCCGGCGCCGCCGGCGATCCGGCACCGCCGGAACTCGGCGCCTGGCAACCGCCAAACCGGCCCGGCGGGAAACAGCGCCCCGACCCCGCCGTTCCCCCGCCAGGCGCCGCCCCCCCACAGCGCGGGcgggcgccccctggcgggcgGAGCGGGCCGGTGCCGGCGGGGCGGGAGCTCCGTGGAGGGCGCGCGCCGGAACGTTCGTGCCCCGGAACGGGGGACGCGGGGTCGGAGCGCGGCCGGCGGGGGCTCGGCGCAGCGCGGGGCCATgtgggcggcggcggcggcgcgggggctCCGCGGGGCCCGGCTCAG ctcctggctgccccAGAGGCTCCTGCTCCGAGAGAGTCACTGGCAGAGTTCATTGCTGGAGTTCAGGACATCCGTCCCTGTGAG AGCACaaccaaagaagaaaaagaaagtggaTGTGAAGAAAGAGCAAGCACAGAAGGAGCGTATGAAGAAAAAGCTTAAAAAGTTGGAAAAAGCTGCCCCAGAACTGATTCCAATAGAGGATTTTATAACACCACTTAAGTACTCAGAGAGCAACAG GGTGCGGAGTCTTCCCACTCTTTCTCCTGAAGAGACTGAAAGAAGAGTTTTGCTTTTGAAGAAGTGGTGTTTGTTTAAGCAGAAACAAGATGAGGCAGAAAAGAATGCAATTAAGGCCCTCGTAGAATCTCAGCAAGAGGCGCTGAAGGAATTGCGCCTGGAATCCGAGGAGCTGTATGAGGCAGCAATCCGGAGGGATGAGGGCCTTTTCCCCTTCGAGAGGGAGGGACCCAGTTACACCCCTCCCCTTCCTGGCTACGATCCCCCCGAAGGAAAGTGCATTGACATCACCAAGGTGTACACGCAGTGA
- the C16H22orf39 gene encoding UPF0545 protein C22orf39 homolog isoform X3: protein MASAEGSWRPPRSCEDYWGEWKHCRGLRHAFHHYYAHGELPDCGRWREDYEACRAWERNRAAAAQEALCKSERARVMEKQKYAPVWKLRKSPPPDWYLPLDHDKSN, encoded by the exons ATGGCGAGCGCGGAGGGCTCCTGGCGG CCGCCGCGGTCGTGCGAGGACTACTGGGGGGAGTGGAAGCATTGCCGCGGGCTGCGCCACGCCTTCCACCACTACTACGCGCACGGGGAGCTGCCGGATTGCGGCCGCTGGCGGGAGGACTACGAGGCCTGCCGCGCCTGGGAGAGGAaccgcgccgccgccgcgcag gAAGCTTTGTGCAAGAGTGAAAGAGCTCGAGtaatggaaaaacagaaatatgctCCAGTGTGGAAGCTCAGGAAGAGCCCACCACCTGACTGGTATCTACCACTTGACCATGACAAATCAAACtaa
- the C16H22orf39 gene encoding UPF0545 protein C22orf39 homolog isoform X1, producing the protein MASAEGSWRPPRSCEDYWGEWKHCRGLRHAFHHYYAHGELPDCGRWREDYEACRAWERNRAAAAQEALCKSERARVMEKQKYAPVWKLRKSPPPDCRHLLRAFALPAGIKHFWNKVPSPGLPDEEEKPAWDSSLPAQDNPRHWHLKDISQNQDHGD; encoded by the exons ATGGCGAGCGCGGAGGGCTCCTGGCGG CCGCCGCGGTCGTGCGAGGACTACTGGGGGGAGTGGAAGCATTGCCGCGGGCTGCGCCACGCCTTCCACCACTACTACGCGCACGGGGAGCTGCCGGATTGCGGCCGCTGGCGGGAGGACTACGAGGCCTGCCGCGCCTGGGAGAGGAaccgcgccgccgccgcgcag gAAGCTTTGTGCAAGAGTGAAAGAGCTCGAGtaatggaaaaacagaaatatgctCCAGTGTGGAAGCTCAGGAAGAGCCCACCACCTGACTG CAGGCACCTTCTGAGGGCCTTTGCCCTACCAGCTGGCATTAAGCACTTTTGGAACAAAGTACCCAGCCCAGGCCTGCcagatgaggaagaaaaaccaGCCTGGGACTCTTCCTTGCCAGCTCAGGACAATCCCAGACACTGGCATTTAAAAGACATTTCCCAGAATCAGGATCATGGTGATTGA